The segment CAGCTTTGTGGCATGGACAAAGAGGGTGTTCCccagagcaggagagctgaCCACATCCCTGTGGCCATTGTCAGTGAAACAGATCCCGGCCAAAAAGCCACCAAAGGAAGGCTAAAATGCAGACGTTGCCTCCAGGTGGACAAAAGGAGGAGTGACACACCCTGGAAGTGTCAGGCCTGTgatgtgcccctctgtgttgtggtggacaggAACTGCTTTTTCAAGTGGCACAAATAATTTGTGTGACACCTGTACTGTGTATAATACTTGTAAATAGCTGTACAAAAAAACGCCTGAGGCATTTACTGCATTCAAGGgtaaatagttgtaaataattgtgttttttgctacatttgtacatattttttttgacatttacaatttgcataagcattctaagttataaaaatggtttgttaaacatgttgtgtggtttgcacagtaaaaaatctaattttttcCCACTcggattttctttattttttgtgtgattttaggtccagtgtgttaacacagtatgtcaaaatgaaaaaataacaccatagtcacacttgtggggttgtactgaaaagaatgacactaaacaaagcaaggtgaaccatttttaagctgaaatataaagataaaattaaaagtagtcaAAGCGGACCATTATACATATGACTCCAGAGggttaatggaagaatgaccgccGGCACTCTCCCTGAACAGCTGGCTATAGAGTCACACCATCAGAAATTTTAAGGCCAAAATTCAACAAATtgaattcagattgcagattctccagcagttcagagcaatccttcacatcaacattcaaagcaatgcttcagctgcggcaatcaaacttgcattttcttcaggaaatgcttttctagttggGGGGGGtgagtagaaaaaaaataattcaaaacaacttcaagtttttttcaaaaaaaattatagtttttcaaatattaatcaatttcggtgtcatctgccaaatgtttctcctcctacaaatttcaagctacagactccattttagtcttgaaacgctcattagatgctgctctatcaaacttgtattcagaattttctaattccgaatgtttccgcacaccaggctctcaaagttggagtggtttttgaggtctcctctgctgttaccatggtgacaggctgacacacagaggcatatgGCACATGGAGTGAAGATCAAAGGGTTCCGTTTCTATGGTTACTGGACAAACTTCCTGCACCAGATATTATACCTGATGGTACTGCAGCCTGCTGATAACCGTTATAAAGACCTCTGCAAGGGACAAGAAGCACTAAGAGCAATGTCAAACTCAGTCCACAGgaatttctcttctttctctcacaAGCTGATAACAGGTGCCCTGCAAGCAGGTTGAGGCTGAGCGGTCAATACGTGCCACTTTCTGGGATCTGACGAGTTTCTACTCACTATTGCAGCTGACACAAGGTGAGTTTGGATGTGTATTGTAAAAGAGTTGATCGGTTTTTCCCTGAAAGCATTATTTAAATCAcatgtgtcaaactcaaggcccGCACCACTACGTCCAAAACACATATGATCCGGCCCAAatcttttttgtaaatgtaagatttaaaattttcatataaatttaaACTTTCCACAACATTCCGCTGGATAACACCACAGTACTATgaacaaaaatgatttattttgtgcagcaaaaataatGGCAAAGATCAAAATTAAAATTTTAAATATATTCAGTAGGCCTCACGAAGTCTAATaatcattaattattattaaacaaTTAAATAACAACAATTTACAACTGTTAATTAAATTGGGCTATTTTGAATCATTTTGTttcaacaacacatttttacaaatttTATGCCTAATTagccacaaaaacagaaaactctttttttttatttttaaactggagtgccactgagtgtgtgttaaGGCTTCAGGTGCCTTTGCTCATGATGTAGGCACTTCTCTGTGCTGTGCGTCAAGTGCGCAGGTTAGTTTTTCAGGAAAGTTCTTAGagccacagacagaaaaaaacatgctgctgtgtgacgtGAGGGATTTCAGGTTTCAGAAAAAACGTTTAGCACCCACATTCTGGCAACAGACATGCCAAATGATTTAAATGGAAATCTGGAAGTATTTCTCTTTatgcacacacaggcgcacaaaTGGGGCCATCATTGTCCTGTCTTTTTGCACTTTGAAGTTGGGTGTATATTTTCGGTTCTGTCAGGCGGTGgcaaagggaggaggagaagaagaaggagaaggagcctaggtgacagagaggagaaagaggtgTTGGAGAGAGCCAtcctgtctctgagctgtgctGACCCCTGGACTGAAGTTGCCCAGGCGGAGGAGAGGGACAGTGTCGTCATGGACAACAGCAgtatcagcagcagctgcagctccgtCAACCAGGACGACAGTCTGACCAGCCTGCAGTGGCTGCAGGAATTCTCCATTCCTGGTGCCAACGTGCCGCAGCATGCCCACCATCAGCCACACCTGTTCGGCCACCAGCTAGTAGGATCTAATGCCCCGTCTTTCCCTCTGACCGGGGACCCTGCCTCCATCCGGATGCCCCTGACCCTGGAGGAGCTCACAGCTGCGGCCTACAGCAGGATGCAGTCCCTCCCTCGAATCGTGGCGTACGGTCACTGCCCAGACGAGGTGGACTACAAGACCAATGCGCACATCAAGCCGCCCTACTCGTACGCCACCCTCATCTGTATGGCCATGCAGGCCAGCAAGGAGAGCAAGTTCAACCTGCCCTACATCTACAAGTGGATCACTGACAACTTCTGCTACTACCGCCATTCTGACTCCAACTGGCAGGTAAAGgagcacacacagtcacacacactgttaggaAGCACGTGCGGTTTCTGACACTGTCCACTATTTCAAATAGGTTTCTCACTTTTTCCTGCGCTGTAGTGAAATCACAGCTGAGAGTTTCTATTTTGCTCAGTGAATACATTTCAGAGAAACACAATAGGTCTGGGCCTGCTGCCACACTCTGAGGACTTGGCTTTGTGGGTACAATTAATAACTGTGAGGCCAGGAACACTTCACCTAAATGTACAAAACCttaacagaaaacatgaattATGCTTCACATTCTATTTAcatattctctttttttaaagcacagcCAACAAACTGAGGTGATTCAAAGTGAAAGGATGGGCACCAGACTCCCActtaaaacagaaaagtttcaTTTTGCTGGATAAATGATTGATGAAGCTGTACTCACGTGTTTCAGCGTCTGGCTCGGACATTTCAGAGCATTTCGTTATTGTAAGGCAGTACATGGGGCAGATAAGATTTAACAAAGGCCACTGGGTCACTGCTCCATCCAGACGTCAGTGAAAGGGGAGTGGGGAGTCGGGGGGCAGCTAGATGAACACATGGTTGATATATGATGCTCTGCAGCTGTACTTCCTGTCTTAAGTGGCATGGTAAGCCTACACTTACAGTCCGGCATCCTAAATAGGCATTTGTTTAAAGCTCAAAAGAATGATACAACATTCTGTTTCCTGCTATATCTAGGACTTTGATTTTTCAGTTATAGATTCATATAAAGACCACATTTCAGTCTTGTCTCATTTTCAACCCAGGAGTGAATTATTTCTCAGATATATTCATTTCAAATCAGGTGTAGGTCACAAAGTGAATTAACTATGTGGGCTTTCAATTTACATTTCTGTTTTCAGAACTCAATTCGATGCAACCTGTCATTCAACAAGTGCTTCATCAAAGTGCCGCGGCAGAAAGGCGATCCAGGAAAGGGTGGTTTCTGGAAGATTGACCCACACTATGCCGAACGCCTCCTTAGCGGTACCTCCAAACATAGACGAATGCCACCTGTCCGGATCCATCACGCCTTCCAGAACAGCCTCCAGCCCCAGTCCACAGGTCCTTGCAGCACAACAGGGGTTCAGGAAGGCCTGTGCATCAACCCTGAATCCCAGCAACGTCTCCCGTCATATAAAGTCATTTAACAGAATTGTTTGTTCCCTCTGGATTCAATCACttaaataaaattataaaattgTTGATTGACATTCTTTTCATACAGAAAGAAATCTGATATGGTGATATTGGAAAGACAGTTTCACGGCTGGTAACGCATGCAGGTTAGTTGCCACCCTGCTTATCTTTAGGCAAATCCTTCTATAGAAAATGAAGCGCAGCTGGAAAATAAAAGCCTGGCTGGCCATCCTTGTTCTTTTTATACTCTACACAAAGAATTTGTCTAAAATAGAAAGAGGTGAAGAGGCAAGAGCAGGTGGGTTTCATATAAAGTCATCCcatttttttagaaaaacaatTATGTTTAGTAGAATAGGGTTTGTACTGAGTTGGAGAGGCTATGGGCTATGAAGGGGAGGGACTCTAGACCCATTTTGTAGAGAGAATTGTCTGTTCTGAATAGGTTAGGACTTCTCATCATCTAATGCATAGCTTCTGGTCCAGTTTTGGTTTGGTAACTGAAGCCTGTGTGTGAGACCACCTACAGTCAATATGTAGGTGACATGTGTCCAGGGTCTGAACAGCTGTCGTGTGGACTGATGCTGATTGATCTTCTGCAGCAGACTAAAATTTTAAGAACTGCCTTCTTGTTCTGAAAGTCAGAACTCTCTCCGCTTCCCTTTGGTTAAAGGAGCTTGGAGAACATCATTAAAGCATGGAGCTGTTTCGGCTTTGACTCAATCTCAAGGACCATGGTTGTGTTCATGATGCTGAGACggggattttttttaagtacaGTGGAGAGTTGTGGAGTGTTACACAAGTTCAAATGCACAAATCCATAATGGTTCTGGattcaataaatgtgtgtgggaGTTGCTTAGACATTTACTTTGTGCAACACACATTAAGTAACCCAAGGCTTGTAACTGCTGCCTTCACAATTAACTGTGAATCAAAGAAAATAGTCTCACTATCAGTCATGTATAACAAAGAACAAAGTGCAGTttttgctgactgtgtgtgttcatctgccTTCAGAGAGTACAACATTTTTTCTGGTTAGACTCCTTCTTGCCTTTATCACACAATTTCTGTTCTGCCAGATGCTTTCAGCTGCTCCATTACCTCCCATCATCTAGCAGGTTATAGTAGACATGTGAGGCACTTTTCACATGCTCCCTAAAGCCTTCAGTTTAAAAACCTAGAGCTACTAAAGGTATCTTTATTGGTATAAATGCTCTTCCTTCCATACAGGAAGGGAGTTGGGATTTGAGGCATTTTAAGACATTAAAAGAGCTTGTTCCTGCCTTGTGTTTTAGAACTCCATTGGGTGCCGGGGAGCCAAAAGACCCTATCACCCCACTCTCAGTGACACTCCCAGGACTCtacatgaaataataataataataataatgcattggtcttatattgcgcttttctgctctgttgggcaggcactcaaagtgCTTACattgcattattctttcacaccacattcacacagtggcagtggtaagctaccagtggtagccacagctccccagggggagactgacggagacgtggctgccaaggtgcgcctacggcctctccgaccaccgccgattcattcatacgcattcatacaccagtgagtgcactggaggcaatgcgggtaaaggacacacaacaatgactagggaggagctggggtcgaaccgctgACCTtcaggttattggacaaccctgctctaccactgagccactgctgcccttaaAATCCTGTTACCACATTCAACCATATTCATCCCTTCAACTTCTTTCATCCATTGGTATAATAACGCAGGTCCCACTCATGACAATTGAGTACAAAGTATTTGAATTTTACCTAAAGAGTATATAGTGACTTCCCTCTACAGGTTGAAACCCAGGTTCTGTAATTGCTAGTTTCTATTCTAAATGAAAGCTAGGCGCTAGTGTTTATTAAAAGATATTAAGTTATTCCAAATTGGGCGAGGAGGTGGAGTGCAGGTCATCTACTTATTTCACAAACCCTCACATTAATCCACCATTTCCAAAAGTCTGTGTTAGTAGGCCAGACAGACCGTGGATGGCTATAACTTACAACAATTAACTCAGGAGTCCCAGATTGTATCCAACCTGTTGATTTATGTGGTACTTTATGAGTCCCAAAGAACTATTGGTCCCCCACAGATTGAGGGATTTTTCCAAGCTCTGCTCCCCCTCCCGTCCTGCCACtcaatgatttttatctttgGGCCATGGTTCAGAATACATGGGGTATAGTTTTAACCTCTAAGCATGTCAAGCATATACAAACAAAGGTGGAACTTCCagggctgagacatgaagcccatgtggaagtgcaCTTCACCCAACAGCACCCCACAGCCCGAGGGGGTCAATTAAAAGGAATGTCAATGTTtattgactcccatgttaaattTGCCAACTTTATAGAAGAAATAATCATGTTGACAGAAAGGTTCAATAAACAGTTTTTGTCCCTACTGATGAGTTTCCTTTTAGTGGCAACTGTGCAGAGGGGGTAAATTCTTTTATCTTACTAAATATGACTTTCGCAGGACCAGACCCCACCTGCAGGCAGTGTCCATTGAGGGTGTCTGTGTGGAGATGGTGCAGACATACAGGTACCTGGGTCTGGAGCTGGACAACAGACTGGACTGGTCCCTGAACACCGATGCCCTCTACAGGAAAGGACAGAGCCGACTCTACTTTCTGAGGAGGCTggggtccttcaacatctgccagAAGGTTTTTCAGATGTTCTACCAGACAGTCATTGCCAGTGCTTTCTTCTATGCTCTGATGTGTTGGGCTGGCAGCATCAAGAAGCTGCTGGACAAACTGGTGTGGCAGGCCGGATCTCTTGTATTTTTGTACATTGTACATTACAACAGCTGTTTTTTCCCTACCCATGCACCTATGTCTAGTCTATTCTGTACGTGCACTGATTTGCTTTATATTTAGTATCCTATACCCATATGCATCCTATGTTGTCTGTTCCAATGTTGCTACTGGATACCTGaatcaatcaataaaatatctattaggggtggaacggttcactaaatccacggtttggaggtcacggttttcggttcggttcagttcggttcacattgttgaggttttttctacttttaactagggatgtcccgatcaagtttttttgccctcgagtccaagtctgagtcatttgattttgagtatctgccgatacagAGTGCCGATCCGattttctataaaggcactcgttgcggcaaaacccgtgtgtgtgtccacactgggagatttcacacacgcagcacatcaaggtctcgaacccagaacctgtcgcaccaaaagcaactgtcatacccctgcgctacaagacacagagccaccctgcacagaaagcattaactttgacagccctaataaatatatatccgagaactgatcgggaggtaatgtccggtcaagtcaattttatttctttttaatttct is part of the Parambassis ranga chromosome 7, fParRan2.1, whole genome shotgun sequence genome and harbors:
- the LOC114438281 gene encoding forkhead box protein J1-A-like, with product MGGVDLSDQLIQYYSTHRKTARWYKTILLHLLDIATTNAYILHREMSSVKEVQPMTQKDFMVELVCQLCGMDKEGVPQSRRADHIPVAIVSETDPGQKATKGRLKCRRCLQVDKRRSDTPWKFAQAEERDSVVMDNSSISSSCSSVNQDDSLTSLQWLQEFSIPGANVPQHAHHQPHLFGHQLVGSNAPSFPLTGDPASIRMPLTLEELTAAAYSRMQSLPRIVAYGHCPDEVDYKTNAHIKPPYSYATLICMAMQASKESKFNLPYIYKWITDNFCYYRHSDSNWQNSIRCNLSFNKCFIKVPRQKGDPGKGGFWKIDPHYAERLLSGTSKHRRMPPVRIHHAFQNSLQPQSTGPCSTTGVQEGLCINPESQQRLPSYKVI